A genomic window from Rhizobium sp. EC-SD404 includes:
- a CDS encoding helix-turn-helix domain-containing protein, whose product MTEHAGYGQFCPVAMAAEILCSRWTVLIVRELICGTTRFNDLRRGVPRMSPALLSKRLKELEQAGVIEAVRRNDGTVVEYQLTRSGRDLEPLVMGLGMWGQRWVESRLSLKNLDPSLLMWDMRRHLNPKPLPPRRCTIQFLYPELPTNRQSWWLVVDRGQVDLCNFDPGFDLDLLVTGDLRSMTAVWMGLAQIRGEIDAGRLAVDGDPTIANAMQQWLGLSPFAPHERQVA is encoded by the coding sequence ATGACGGAGCATGCCGGTTACGGACAATTCTGCCCGGTTGCGATGGCAGCCGAAATCCTCTGTTCACGATGGACAGTGCTGATCGTGCGCGAGCTGATTTGCGGGACAACGCGCTTCAACGATCTCCGGCGCGGGGTACCGCGCATGTCGCCAGCGCTTCTCTCGAAACGGTTGAAGGAACTGGAGCAAGCCGGCGTTATCGAAGCCGTTCGACGCAACGACGGAACTGTCGTCGAGTATCAACTCACGCGCTCGGGCCGTGACCTGGAACCCTTGGTGATGGGCTTGGGCATGTGGGGTCAGCGCTGGGTGGAGTCCCGGCTTTCGCTCAAGAACCTCGATCCGTCGCTGCTGATGTGGGACATGCGCCGGCACCTCAATCCAAAGCCGCTTCCGCCGCGCCGGTGTACGATTCAATTTCTGTATCCCGAACTACCGACAAATCGCCAGAGCTGGTGGCTGGTCGTCGATCGCGGCCAAGTCGATCTCTGCAATTTCGATCCGGGCTTCGATCTCGACCTGTTGGTGACCGGAGATCTGCGCAGCATGACGGCGGTCTGGATGGGACTTGCCCAGATCCGCGGCGAGATCGACGCGGGGAGGCTCGCCGTCGATGGTGATCCGACCATCGCAAACGCCATGCAGCAATGGCTTGGCTTAAGCCCTTTTGCACCCCACGAACGGCAGGTCGCCTGA
- a CDS encoding YkoF family thiamine/hydroxymethylpyrimidine-binding protein translates to MFSGAQISLYPMSDDFVRIILDAVQALDPYRDRFRIETDDVSTLIVGPPEDLFPAMRDVFVRAAQSGVHCVFSATVSRGCPGEPDDPICTPISGAGNALPLAERIEAACAHVADAPVTGQHVAAQFSLYPLGEGHHMDEIYGCIDFLKSSGVFDRSKNFCTKLGGDAGAVFATLSEAFLRFGDARGHVALDITVSANSPSKRA, encoded by the coding sequence ATGTTTTCCGGTGCACAGATTTCCCTTTATCCGATGTCCGACGATTTCGTGCGGATCATCCTCGATGCGGTTCAGGCACTCGATCCTTATCGGGACCGGTTTCGCATCGAAACCGATGACGTGTCGACGCTGATCGTCGGTCCGCCGGAGGATTTGTTCCCCGCCATGCGCGACGTTTTCGTGCGTGCGGCGCAATCCGGCGTCCACTGCGTGTTTTCGGCAACCGTCTCGCGCGGCTGCCCCGGTGAGCCGGACGATCCGATCTGCACGCCGATCTCGGGTGCAGGCAACGCGTTGCCGCTGGCAGAGCGGATCGAGGCAGCCTGTGCGCATGTGGCCGATGCGCCCGTGACCGGACAGCATGTCGCGGCCCAGTTTTCGCTCTATCCGCTCGGCGAAGGGCACCACATGGACGAGATCTATGGGTGCATCGATTTCCTGAAATCGTCGGGCGTGTTCGACCGTTCGAAGAACTTCTGCACTAAGCTCGGGGGCGATGCCGGCGCGGTGTTCGCAACGCTCTCGGAAGCCTTCCTGCGTTTCGGCGATGCGCGCGGCCATGTGGCGCTCGACATCACCGTTTCGGCCAACAGTCCGAGCAAGCGCGCCTGA
- a CDS encoding ECF transporter S component → MHSNSWTLREILIVAFLGAVFGVLYLAWVQVWLITQAIFGPVTMDVVMGFWFIVSIIAASIIRKPGAALLSEVLAAVVQVLLGSPAGLLLIVTGLVQGAGAEAVFAATRWKNYRLPVLMAAGVGAAVASFIYTWIRFDYGALAPGLLIAMFALRCLSGALLGGLLGHWVTQALYRTGVLSGLGIDRDRRVVHG, encoded by the coding sequence ATGCACAGCAACAGCTGGACCCTGCGCGAAATCCTGATCGTCGCCTTTCTCGGAGCCGTTTTCGGCGTCCTTTACCTGGCCTGGGTTCAGGTCTGGCTCATCACGCAGGCGATCTTCGGGCCGGTGACGATGGATGTCGTCATGGGCTTCTGGTTCATCGTCTCGATCATCGCCGCGTCCATCATCCGCAAGCCGGGTGCGGCGCTTCTGTCGGAAGTTCTCGCGGCGGTGGTCCAGGTGCTGCTCGGGAGTCCGGCGGGCCTGCTGCTGATCGTCACCGGCCTGGTCCAGGGAGCCGGTGCGGAAGCCGTCTTCGCGGCCACGCGATGGAAGAACTACCGCTTGCCCGTGCTCATGGCGGCAGGCGTGGGCGCGGCAGTCGCTTCCTTCATCTACACGTGGATCCGCTTCGACTATGGCGCGCTCGCACCCGGCCTGCTGATCGCAATGTTCGCTCTCAGATGCCTGAGTGGCGCTCTGCTCGGCGGCCTTCTTGGCCATTGGGTGACGCAGGCGCTCTATCGCACGGGCGTGCTTTCCGGTCTCGGCATCGATCGCGACCGGCGGGTCGTCCATGGCTGA
- a CDS encoding ATP-binding cassette domain-containing protein, producing the protein MAEQPAAVLIDGVSVTYAASDTAAVGPVDLVIRPGERWLLLGASGSGKSSLLNALTGLIPHSIASERTGEVRLLGEDVAARTPAGWSSSVARLFQKAEQTLCGMTVADEVAFALENQGLPADEIAMRAEAAMRSIGLPQDWLDRRSSHLSGGEKQLVAIAAIMAQQAPIIVADEPTAHLAPEAARRLERLLLDVPPHGAALIVDHRLDDLITLIDRVAILGGDGRIVASGPPRAVFRDHGRTLDRLGIWRPIGSRLDDRLMAIGHEVEPPPLTFAEALHAMDRLPPPLIDRARAALVDFIAPRIAQAGAIGATVARLDGASCAPLFAKPVLHDVTVSIAAGEVVAILGANGAGKSTLAASLAGLLRLKAGRREGAMGGISFQNPDSQFIAGSVGEELAAALDAAGVRAEVADVEALAERWRLVALLDRHPMQLSEGQKRRLSLALLMAGDRFPLIVLDEPTGGLDAAGSDALIAEIDRLRDRARAVAIVTHDMDFALATAARWIIVGDGRILSDGPASELMRDRALMKRAGLAPPHLLAALDWLEKEPVPAC; encoded by the coding sequence ATGGCTGAACAGCCTGCCGCGGTTCTCATCGACGGGGTCTCGGTCACCTATGCCGCGTCGGACACGGCGGCGGTCGGGCCGGTCGATCTCGTCATCCGTCCGGGCGAGCGCTGGCTTCTGCTTGGCGCGTCCGGATCCGGCAAGTCTTCGCTGCTCAATGCGCTGACCGGCCTCATCCCGCACTCGATCGCGTCGGAGCGAACCGGTGAGGTCAGGCTTCTTGGCGAAGATGTTGCGGCGCGCACTCCGGCGGGCTGGAGCAGTTCCGTCGCGCGGCTTTTCCAGAAGGCGGAGCAAACGCTGTGCGGCATGACGGTTGCCGATGAGGTCGCCTTCGCGCTTGAAAATCAGGGCCTGCCTGCCGACGAGATCGCTATGCGCGCGGAAGCGGCGATGCGCTCGATCGGCCTGCCGCAGGACTGGCTCGACAGACGCTCAAGCCACTTGTCAGGCGGCGAAAAACAGCTTGTCGCGATTGCTGCCATCATGGCGCAACAGGCGCCGATCATCGTTGCCGACGAGCCGACGGCGCATCTCGCACCCGAAGCGGCGCGCCGGCTGGAGCGCCTCTTGCTGGATGTTCCGCCTCATGGCGCCGCACTCATCGTCGATCACCGGCTCGATGATCTCATCACGCTCATCGATCGCGTCGCCATCCTCGGAGGCGATGGACGCATCGTCGCCAGCGGGCCTCCGCGCGCAGTGTTTCGCGACCATGGGCGCACGCTCGATCGTCTGGGCATTTGGCGGCCGATCGGCAGCCGGCTCGACGACCGGCTGATGGCGATCGGTCACGAGGTCGAGCCGCCGCCTTTGACCTTTGCCGAAGCGCTTCACGCCATGGACCGGCTGCCCCCTCCGCTGATCGACCGAGCTCGTGCCGCGCTCGTCGACTTCATCGCGCCGCGGATCGCACAAGCAGGGGCAATCGGCGCCACCGTCGCCCGGCTCGATGGGGCTTCCTGCGCGCCGCTCTTCGCCAAGCCGGTCCTGCATGATGTGACGGTTTCGATTGCAGCGGGCGAGGTGGTCGCGATTCTCGGCGCCAACGGAGCAGGCAAGTCGACGCTCGCTGCCAGTTTGGCGGGGCTCCTGCGCCTGAAGGCGGGACGTCGGGAGGGGGCGATGGGTGGCATCTCTTTCCAGAATCCCGACAGCCAGTTCATCGCGGGATCGGTCGGCGAAGAGCTTGCCGCCGCTCTTGATGCCGCCGGCGTGCGGGCGGAGGTGGCCGACGTAGAGGCGCTTGCCGAGCGTTGGAGGCTGGTGGCACTTCTCGATCGCCATCCGATGCAGCTTTCGGAAGGGCAGAAGCGCCGTCTCTCGCTTGCCCTGTTGATGGCCGGCGATCGGTTTCCGCTGATCGTGCTGGATGAGCCGACCGGGGGGCTCGATGCAGCGGGCAGCGATGCGCTCATCGCTGAAATCGACCGGCTTCGCGATCGGGCGAGGGCGGTGGCGATCGTTACGCACGACATGGATTTTGCGCTTGCGACGGCAGCACGCTGGATCATCGTCGGCGATGGCCGCATCCTTTCCGATGGCCCGGCCTCCGAGCTCATGCGCGATCGCGCGCTCATGAAACGGGCAGGGCTTGCGCCACCGCACCTTCTTGCGGCGCTGGACTGGCTGGAAAAAGAGCCGGTGCCCGCATGTTGA
- a CDS encoding energy-coupling factor transporter transmembrane component T has protein sequence MLRTVHPLPKLVVALIWLAASIFMFDAPFQIAVILTCVTILIALERLSPLLVLALIVPFALFGAGFITTSVLFRQESEFAVQMAKETPFGDGRLQAGIVLFLRAIACGMVSAVFVLTTNPGSFVKALMVNWRLSPRIGYALFAALQLVPDLAAELQQMRLARAMRRGAPPRRIPGPLEVGSLVVPLIAYAIRRAGDTALAMESRGLGASPRRTVIGAPVSSKRDAIFCFTGLAWLLSLYWMTLRMPL, from the coding sequence ATGTTGAGAACGGTTCATCCGCTGCCGAAGCTTGTCGTCGCGCTGATCTGGCTTGCCGCCTCGATCTTCATGTTCGACGCACCGTTCCAGATCGCGGTGATCCTGACGTGCGTGACAATCCTGATCGCTCTCGAGCGTCTTTCGCCGCTGCTCGTGCTTGCGTTGATCGTACCCTTCGCGCTGTTCGGTGCGGGCTTCATCACCACCAGTGTGCTCTTCCGGCAGGAAAGCGAATTCGCGGTGCAGATGGCGAAGGAAACGCCGTTCGGCGACGGGCGGCTGCAGGCCGGCATCGTGCTTTTTCTGCGGGCGATCGCCTGCGGGATGGTGTCGGCGGTCTTCGTGCTGACCACCAACCCGGGCAGTTTCGTGAAGGCGCTGATGGTGAATTGGCGTCTTTCGCCGCGCATCGGCTATGCGCTTTTCGCGGCGCTGCAGCTGGTGCCGGACCTTGCCGCCGAATTGCAGCAGATGCGGCTTGCTCGCGCCATGAGGCGCGGCGCTCCGCCACGGCGCATTCCGGGGCCTCTGGAGGTGGGATCGCTCGTCGTCCCCCTCATCGCCTACGCCATCCGGCGGGCGGGTGACACCGCGTTGGCGATGGAAAGCCGAGGCCTCGGCGCATCGCCCAGGCGCACCGTCATCGGCGCGCCGGTCTCATCCAAACGTGACGCCATCTTCTGCTTCACCGGGTTGGCCTGGCTTCTGTCGCTTTACTGGATGACCTTGAGAATGCCTCTTTAG
- a CDS encoding ATP-binding cassette domain-containing protein, with the protein MSDTYQAGEARHAIVAKGLVKRFGDVTAVAGIDLVVPRGMIFAILGPNGAGKTTLMRMLATLATPDGGSAMVMGHDLIQDPDAVRSAIAMTGQFASLDEDLTGRENLILIARLWGFKSRAARERGDELLAAFDLFDAATKQVKDYSGGMRRRLDIAASLIVTPGVLFLDEPTTGLDPKARQGVWRMIRGLADSGVTILLTTQYLEEADQLASRIAVIDHGRKIAEGTSRELKAETGSGFLHVALADPAHLDRAASVLEAQLKNSVQRSAEGATLSIIAGSPETANAALAALIAEGIALADFSMGQPTLDEVFFALTGERTATDMPEREAAE; encoded by the coding sequence ATGTCAGACACCTACCAAGCAGGCGAGGCGAGACATGCCATCGTCGCCAAGGGCCTGGTCAAGCGCTTCGGCGATGTGACCGCCGTTGCCGGTATCGATCTCGTCGTGCCGCGCGGCATGATTTTCGCCATTCTCGGCCCGAACGGTGCGGGCAAGACGACGCTAATGCGCATGCTGGCGACGCTTGCGACCCCGGATGGCGGCTCGGCGATGGTGATGGGGCATGACCTGATCCAGGATCCGGACGCCGTGCGCAGTGCGATTGCCATGACCGGCCAGTTCGCTTCGCTCGACGAGGACCTCACGGGGCGCGAGAATCTCATTCTCATTGCGCGGCTCTGGGGTTTCAAGAGCCGGGCCGCGCGCGAGCGGGGCGACGAGCTTCTCGCCGCCTTCGATCTTTTCGACGCGGCGACCAAGCAGGTGAAGGATTATTCCGGCGGCATGCGTCGGCGGCTCGATATCGCCGCATCGCTGATCGTCACTCCGGGTGTGCTCTTTCTCGATGAACCGACGACGGGTCTGGACCCAAAAGCGCGGCAGGGCGTGTGGCGGATGATCCGAGGGCTCGCCGACAGCGGCGTCACCATTCTTCTGACAACCCAGTATCTCGAAGAAGCCGACCAGCTCGCCTCCCGCATCGCCGTAATCGACCATGGGCGCAAGATCGCGGAAGGCACCAGCCGTGAGTTGAAGGCGGAGACCGGCTCCGGCTTCCTGCATGTGGCACTCGCCGATCCCGCGCATCTCGACCGCGCCGCATCGGTTCTCGAAGCACAATTGAAGAATTCCGTGCAGCGCTCGGCAGAAGGCGCGACGCTGTCGATCATCGCTGGTTCGCCGGAAACGGCGAATGCCGCTCTTGCCGCGCTGATCGCCGAAGGCATCGCGCTCGCCGATTTCTCGATGGGGCAGCCGACGCTCGACGAAGTGTTCTTCGCGCTGACGGGCGAGCGCACCGCTACGGACATGCCGGAGAGGGAGGCTGCGGAATGA
- a CDS encoding ABC transporter permease — translation MSDRPMDHPVETAGLRHVARPPKPSAFSNALVFGWRAVLKFKHVPEQLFDLVMTPIMFTLLFTFVFGGALAGSTGDYLQFFLPGILVQTVMFNSVYSGMGLSTDLGKGLFDRFRSLPIWPLAPFAGLMVGDILRHLIAATIILTIGLILGYRPETGLPGVIGAFALLVAIGFGMGWIFMVLGLLIRTPTTVMTMGFTFLFPLVFASNIMVDPATMPGWLRAFVDVNPVSLMTTAIRGLMNGGGSFAEVGLALIAPALVTAILAPVTLMLYRRR, via the coding sequence ATGAGCGATCGACCGATGGATCATCCGGTGGAAACCGCCGGCCTCAGACATGTCGCCCGGCCGCCGAAGCCTTCCGCATTCTCCAACGCGCTTGTCTTCGGCTGGCGCGCTGTCCTCAAATTCAAGCACGTGCCCGAGCAGCTCTTCGATCTTGTCATGACGCCGATCATGTTCACGCTGCTCTTCACCTTCGTTTTCGGCGGCGCGCTGGCGGGTTCGACGGGGGACTACCTGCAGTTCTTCCTGCCGGGCATTCTCGTTCAGACCGTGATGTTCAACTCGGTCTATTCCGGCATGGGTCTGTCGACCGATCTCGGCAAGGGCCTCTTCGATCGTTTCCGCTCGCTGCCGATCTGGCCGCTGGCCCCCTTCGCCGGGCTGATGGTGGGCGATATCCTGCGCCACCTGATCGCCGCGACGATTATCCTGACCATCGGGCTGATCCTCGGCTACCGGCCGGAGACGGGGCTTCCCGGTGTCATCGGGGCCTTCGCGCTGCTCGTCGCCATCGGCTTCGGCATGGGCTGGATATTCATGGTGCTCGGACTTCTCATCCGCACGCCGACGACGGTGATGACGATGGGCTTCACCTTCCTCTTTCCGCTCGTCTTCGCCTCCAACATCATGGTCGATCCGGCGACGATGCCCGGCTGGCTGCGGGCTTTTGTCGACGTCAATCCGGTGAGCCTGATGACGACGGCGATCCGTGGACTGATGAACGGCGGCGGCAGTTTCGCCGAGGTCGGTCTCGCTTTGATCGCGCCTGCGCTGGTGACGGCGATCCTCGCGCCGGTCACCCTGATGCTCTATCGAAGGCGTTGA
- a CDS encoding DUF2019 domain-containing protein, with protein sequence MTTVPDLSSTKVDALVANFADVALRMEQADIDGRLALYKKLYRQKVAIQTELRARPGDQRIALLALYDHPSMEVRFLAAQATRSVAPVEARRVLERISASSWPQAGSAGMSLHAWDSGVWEPD encoded by the coding sequence ATGACAACTGTACCTGATCTATCAAGTACAAAGGTTGATGCGCTTGTGGCTAACTTCGCAGATGTCGCGCTCAGGATGGAGCAGGCAGACATCGATGGTCGCTTGGCGCTCTACAAGAAACTCTATCGGCAGAAGGTAGCGATCCAAACGGAACTGCGGGCGCGGCCCGGCGATCAGCGCATCGCTCTGCTGGCTCTTTATGACCACCCCAGCATGGAAGTCCGCTTCCTCGCCGCACAGGCCACCCGATCTGTTGCCCCAGTAGAAGCGCGACGAGTCTTGGAACGCATCAGCGCATCTTCCTGGCCACAGGCCGGCTCGGCGGGAATGTCGCTTCATGCTTGGGATTCAGGTGTTTGGGAGCCAGATTGA